Proteins co-encoded in one Malus domestica chromosome 09, GDT2T_hap1 genomic window:
- the LOC103444258 gene encoding cold-responsive protein kinase 1-like, with the protein MNRKIHQLCMLLAATITTLWWPRTCLIITAVDADPQINLLNRGCSQYNVTKASEFYTNLNATFSDLRTQLMENSSHFATAQQVRGSNPVYAMVQCRNYLSAADCVACFTAAVSQIRNCSAANGGRVIYDGCFLRYESAGFYDQTTLPGNVGLCGNITASQVTTFTAAAGSLLVDLQLATPKINGFFAATRNEVVSSGGSGNVTVYAVAQCAETVSKIGCQDCLNVAYNNLQSCLPDTDGRAVDAGCFLRYSSTAFFSDNQTMNIAPFLKGGGNSRKKGIIIGVAVGGGGLLLIVGFLLYFKLSRKPMADHRGDILGATELQGPVNYKYKDLKSATKNFSEENKLGEGGFGDVYKGTLNNGKIVAVKKLAILQSDRAKANFLNEVTLISNVHHRNLIRLLGCCSKGPELLLIYEYMANSSLDRFIFGPRKGSLNWKQRTDIIIGTARGLAYLHEEFHVCIIHRDIKTSNILLDDSFQPRIADFGLARLLPDDKTHLSTRFAGTLGYTAPEYAIHGQLSEKADTYSYGVVVLEIISGQRSSEVKSDAMGEFLLEKAWKLYENGSHVELVDATLDPNDYKPEDVKKIIEIALMCTQSSPALRPTMSEIVVLLKGTSYLENRSLTRPVFIDSDKRVQGDTSTSTGSSTSNATASTSQLSGR; encoded by the exons ATGAACAGAAAGATACATCAGCTGTGTATGCTATTAGCAGCAACAATTACAACGCTATGGTGGCCAAGGACTTGTCTGATCATCACAGCCGTTGATGCAGATCCACAGATCAATCTATTAAACAGGGGCTGCAGCCAATACAATGTCACCAAAGCGTCCGAGTTCTATACCAACCTCAACGCCACATTTTCCGACCTCAGAACGCAACTGATGGAAAACAGCAGCCACTTTGCGACGGCACAGCAGGTCAGGGGTTCTAACCCTGTTTACGCTATGGTGCAGTGTAGGAACTACCTCTCCGCTGCCGACTGCGTTGCTTGCTTCACCGCTGCCGTGTCTCAAATTCGCAACTGCTCCGCTGCCAACGGTGGTCGTGTCATCTATGATGGTTGCTTCCTCAG GTACGAGAGCGCTGGGTTCTATGACCAGACCACCCTTCCTGGTAATGTAGGGCTTTGTGGAAATATAACTGCATCACAGGTCACTACATTCACTGCAGCTGCTGGGTCACTGCTAGTAGATCTTCAGCTTGCAACACCTAAAATCAACGGTTTCTTTGCAGCAACTAGGAACGAAGTTGTTAGTAGTGGTGGTAGCGGAAATGTAACCGTCTACGCCGTGGCACAATGTGCCGAGACAGTTAGCAAGATCGGTTGCCAAGATTGCTTGAATGTGGCATACAATAACCTACAAAGCTGCCTTCCAGATACCGATGGTAGGGCAGTTGACGCAGGTTGTTTCTTGCGGTACTCTAGTACTGCTTTCTTCTCTGATAATCAGACTATGAACATCGCGCCCTTCTTAAAAGGCG GAGGTAATTCAAGAAAGAAAGGCATCATCATTGGAGTGGCAGTTGGAGGTGGAGGTCTTCTTCTCATTGTTggatttcttctttattttaaaCTCTCAAGAAAGCCCATGGCGGATCATAGAGGTGACATATTAGGAGCAACCGAGTTGCAAGGACCAGTGAATTATAAATATAAAGATTTGAAGTCAGCAACGAAAAATTTTAGTGAAGAAAACAAACTAGGAGAAGGAGGATTCGGAGACGTTTacaag GGAACTCTAAACAATGGGAAAATAGTTGCAGTGAAAAAACTAGCAATACTTCAATCCGACAGGGCAAAGGCAAATTTCCTAAACGAAGTCACGCTTATAAGCAATGTTCATCACCGCAATCTTATTCGTCTTCTTGGATGTTGTAGCAAAGGACCAGAGCTACTTCTCATATATGAATACATGGCAAACAGCAGCCTCGACAGATTCATATTTG GTCCAAGAAAAGGCTCTCTCAACTGGAAACAAAGAACTGATATAATCATCGGAACAGCTCGGGGTCTCGCCTATTTACATGAGGAGTTCCATGTATGCATCATACATCGAGATATAAAAACCAGCAACATCCTTTTGGATGATAGTTTCCAGCCAAGAATTGCAGATTTTGGGCTGGCAAGGCTTTTACCAGATGATAAGACTCATCTCAGTACCAGATTTGCAGGAACATT GGGATACACGGCACCTGAATATGCAATTCATGGCCAATTGTCAGAAAAGGCGGATACCTATAGCTACGGCGTGGTTGTCCTTGAAATCATAAGTGGCCAAAGGAGCAGTGAAGTTAAATCCGATGCTATGGGTGAATTTCTACTTGAAAAG GCATGGAAGCTGTATGAGAATGGCTCGCACGTGGAGTTGGTCGATGCAACCCTGGACCCAAATGATTATAAACCAGAAGATGTGAAAAAAATCATAGAGATTGCTTTGATGTGTACTCAATCATCACCTGCTCTGAGGCCTACAATGTCTGAAATTGTTGTTTTACTCAAAGGCACAAGCTATTTGGAAAATAGGTCGCTTACTAGGCCTGTATTTATCGATTCTGATAAGAGAGTTCAGGGAGACACATCAACCTCTACTGGTTCTTCCACATCGAATGCCACTGCATCTACTTCTCAACTTTCAGGTCGTTAA